The proteins below are encoded in one region of Haloterrigena turkmenica DSM 5511:
- a CDS encoding IclR family transcriptional regulator, whose translation MPDSGDFDTRKTTKTSLAIVEAINDLDGATLTELADYTGLATSTLHTHLKTLEEAEYVTRSGNTYRLGLHLFHIGENARRRDPRYTLARDKAFELSNEVNEEVSFAVEEYGRSIILYDETPVPSDTGFQVGRYFHMHSSASGKAMLAAFSTERVYEIVDKWGLPEYTENTITNVDELFDELERVREQGYAVNRQEELEGLYSVAMVINNPDGSVFGSMDISGPPYRLPEDSEIAAQLRPVVGELESKLEKRD comes from the coding sequence ATGCCCGATTCTGGGGACTTCGACACGCGAAAAACGACTAAAACGTCACTCGCGATCGTCGAGGCGATCAACGATTTGGACGGTGCAACACTGACCGAACTGGCTGACTACACCGGCCTCGCGACCAGTACGTTGCACACCCATCTCAAAACGCTTGAGGAAGCAGAGTACGTAACACGCAGCGGCAACACGTACAGACTCGGGCTACATCTTTTCCACATCGGGGAAAACGCTCGCCGGCGCGATCCCAGATACACCTTGGCCAGAGATAAGGCGTTCGAGCTCTCGAACGAAGTAAACGAGGAGGTGAGTTTCGCGGTCGAAGAGTACGGGCGGTCGATTATCCTATACGATGAAACGCCGGTGCCGTCGGACACTGGTTTTCAGGTCGGTCGCTACTTCCATATGCACAGTTCGGCGAGCGGAAAAGCGATGCTCGCAGCGTTCTCGACGGAACGGGTCTATGAAATCGTCGACAAGTGGGGCCTCCCAGAGTATACTGAGAATACGATCACCAACGTCGATGAGCTGTTCGACGAACTCGAGCGAGTCCGCGAGCAAGGATATGCGGTGAACCGACAGGAAGAACTCGAGGGGTTGTACTCGGTCGCGATGGTGATCAACAATCCGGACGGCTCAGTCTTCGGTTCGATGGACATCTCGGGACCCCCGTATCGTCTTCCCGAAGATAGCGAAATCGCCGCACAGTTGCGCCCCGTCGTTGGTGAACTCGAGTCGAAGCTCGAGAAGCGCGATTGA